A genomic segment from Neodiprion lecontei isolate iyNeoLeco1 chromosome 1, iyNeoLeco1.1, whole genome shotgun sequence encodes:
- the LOC107222388 gene encoding probable ATP-dependent RNA helicase DDX46, with amino-acid sequence MVRSGEKERHYRRRSRSRSASPEKKRRRSRSRDREREKTRHKERRSRSRERERERGDRKERTDRERERDRKRGDSKEKRLTGSKSSRSGKDRSNRSRSRERKDKDKGDTEDLPFDHTKLDKEEEQKRLELEMQKRRERIERWRAERKKKELEATKKDGKSSILANLQLPMKKWSLEDDSDEETPVILNSTKEIKEEGDIKEELEVIPEEIKIQEEEVDPLDAFMAEVQEEVRKVNKLDPNRSKPANNGTGTGNTQSGGVVIVTGVAKKQVAKQKGELIEQNQDGLEYSSEEEGENLHETAAGIANKQKRELAKVDHAATEYQPFRKAFYVEVPEIARMTPEEVEVYKEELEGIRVKGKGCPKPIKSWAQCGVTKKELEVLKKLGYEKPTPIQCQAIPAIMSGRDLIGIAKTGSGKTLAFLLPMFRHILDQTPLVDGDGPIALIMTPTRELCMQIGRDSKRFTKSLGLSHVCVYGGTGISEQIAELKRGAEIIVCTPGRMIDMLAANSGRVTNLRRVTYVVLDEADRMFDMGFEPQVMRIMENVRPDRQTVLFSATFPRQMEALARRILTRPVEVQVGGRSVVCKDVEQHVVVLEEDQKFYKLLEVLGHYQDKGSTIVFVDKQENADTLLKDLMKASYSCMSLHGGIDQCDRDSTIMDFKAGRTKLLVATSVAARGLDVKHLVLVLNYDCPNHYEDYVHRCGRTGRAGNKGYAYTFITPEQERYAGDILRAHELAAVPVPEPLRQLWEGYKTRQAADGKKVHTGGGFSGKGFKFDESEAALANEKKKFQKAALGLQDSDDEDIENDIDQQIESMLAPKRTVREISRPSVANISVPGQPVPSATDKLELARRAASKINIAKNLGAEAKGATQQAAEAILKGAGPTNLITAKIVAEQLAAKLNTKLNYQPREEDLVEGEGEPGEQTFRKYEEELEINDFPQQARWRVTSKEALAQISEYSEAGLTVRGTYITPGKAPPEGERKLYLAIESTSELAVSKAKAEVSRLIKEELIKLQSSGTHTGSRGRYKVL; translated from the exons ATGGTTCGAAGCGGTGAAAA GGAGAGGCACTACCGAAGGAGGTCCAGGTCCCGGTCTGCATCGCCAGAGAAGAAACGGAGAAGATCCAGGAGCCGAGaccgagaaagagaaaagactCGTCACAAGGAACGTCGAAGCCGATCCAGGGAAAGAGAGCGCGAAAGGGGCGATAGGAAGGAACGTACGGACAGGGAAAGAGAACGTGATAGAAAACG TGGCGACAGTAAAGAAAAGCGTCTTACAGGCTCAAAATCCTCGCGCTCGGGTAAAGATCGATCGAACAGATCACGGTCACGAGAACGTAAGGACAAAGACAAAGGTGACACTGAGGATTTGCCATTTGACCACACAAAATTGGATAag GAGGAGGAACAAAAAAGGCTGGAGTTGGAAATGCAAAAACGACGTGAAAGAATAGAAAGATGGCGTgccgaaagaaagaaaaaggaattaGAAGCTACCAAAAAGGATGGAAAATCGTCTATCTTAGCAAACCTTCAGCTTCCTATGAAAAAATGGTCCCTAGAAGACGACAGCGATGAAGAGACTCCCGTCATCCTCAACAGTACCAAAGAAATTAAGGAAGAAGGAGATATCAAAGAAGAACTCGAGGTGATACcagaagaaattaaaatacagGAAGAAGAAGTCGATCCTCTCGATGCTTTCATGGCTGAG GTTCAAGAAGAAGTACGAAAAGTTAATAAACTAGACCCTAACCGATCGAAACCGGCCAATAATGGAACAGGTACTGGAAACACACAGAGTGGTGGAGTGGTTATAGTTACTGGTGTAGCTAAAAAACAGGTTGCAAAGCAGAAGGGAGAATTAATAGAACAGAATCAGGATGGATTGGAATATTCTAGTGAAGAAGAAGGTGAAAACCTTCACGAAACTGCCGCTGGAATAGCcaataaacaaaaacgtgAGCTGGCCAAAGTTGATCACGCAGCAACGGAATATCAACCATTCAGAAAAGCGTTTTACGTTGAAGTTCCTGAAATTG CAAGAATGACGCCTGAAGAAGTAGAAGTATATAAGGAGGAGCTTGAGGGAATCCGTGTAAAGGGAAAAGGTTGTCCAAAGCCTATCAAATCTTGGGCCCAATGTGGGGTCACGAAAAAGGAGTTGGAAGTATTAAAAAAGCTCGGTTATGAAAAACCTACACCAATACAATGTCAAGCCATTCCAGCGATCATGTCTGGCCGCGATTTAATCGGTATTGCGAAAACTGGAAGTGGTAAGACACTAGCCTTTCTTTTGCCAATGTTCAGGCACATACTTGATCAAACTCCGTTGGTGGATGGCGATGGACCTATTGCGTTGATCATGACACCAACTAGGGAACTCTGCATGCAAATTGGCCGAGACTCAAAAAGATTTACAAAATCCTTGGGCCTCTCTCATGTATGCGTATATGGTGGTACCGGAATTTCGGAACAGATAGCAGAACTGAAAAGAGGTGCAGAAATCATTGTATGCACACCTGGTAGAATGATTGACATGCTGGCTGCCAACAGCGGACGTGTGACTAATTTGAGAAGAGTGACTTATGTCGTTTTGGACGAGGCTGACCGAATGTTTGATATGGGTTTTGAACCGCAG GTAATGCGAATAATGGAAAATGTCAGGCCAGACCGCCAAACAGTCCTCTTCAGTGCTACATTCCCTCGGCAAATGGAGGCCTTAGCTAGACGGATACTTACTCGTCCCGTAGAAGTTCAAGTGGGTGGTCGTTCTGTGGTATGTAAAGACGTTGAACAGCACGTCGTAGTTCTTGAAGAGGATCAAAAGTTTTATAAGCTTCTCGAAGTGCTGGGACATTATCAGGATAAAGGCTCTACGATAGTTTTTGTGGACAAGCAAGAGAATGCGGATACACTGTTGAAAGACCTAATGAAAGCTTCGTACTCATGCATGTCTCTACATGGTGGAATTGATCAGTGCGATCGAGATTCTACTATTATGGATTTTAAAGCTGGTAGAACGAAATTGTTGGTTGCCACTTCAGTTGCAGCCAGAGGACTTGATGTAAAACATCTCGTTCTTGTCCTGAACTATGACTGTCCAAATCATTATGAAGATTACGTTCATAGATGTGGGAGGACTGGACGTGCTGGAAACAAGGG ATATGCTTACACGTTTATCACACCTGAACAAGAAAGATATGCGGGTGATATTCTACGTGCTCATGAATTAGCAGCTGTACCAGTTCCGGAACCGTTGCGTCAACTTTGGGAAGGTTACAAAACTCGTCAGGCAGCTGACGGTAAGAAAGTACACACCGGAGGAGGTTTCAGCGGGAAAGGTTTCAAGTTTGATGAATCAGAGGCAGCTCTGgcgaatgaaaagaagaaattccAAAAAGCTGCGCTAGGTTTGCAAGACTCCGATGATGAAGACATTGAAAATGACATTGATCAGCAGATCGAAAGTATGTTAGCACCAAAGCGAACTGTTCGCGAAATTTCCAGGCCATCCGTGGCAAATATTTCTGTTCCTGGACAACCTGTACCAAGTGCTACAGACAAATTAGAACTTGCGAGGAGAGCCGCATCTAAAATTAACATTGCCAAAAATCTGGGTGCTGAGGCGAAGGGGGCAACTCAACAAGCTGCAGAAGCTATTCTCAAGGGTGCAGGTCCCACAAATCTTATCACC GCCAAGATAGTAGCTGAGCAACTCGCTGCAAAGTTGAATACGAAACTGAACTACCAACCGAGAGAAGAAGATCTTGTCGAAGGGGAGGGTGAACCTGGTGAACAGACTTTCCGAAAATATGAAGAAGAGCTTGAGATCAATGACTTTCCGCAACAAGCGAGGTGGCGCGTTACAAGCAAAGAAGCTCTCGCTCAAATTTCGGAATATTCAGAAGCCGGACTCACTGTTCGAGGGACATATATCACACCGGGAAAAGCTCCGCCGGAAGGTGAAAGGAAGTTATACCTTGCAATTGAATCGACCAGCGAATTGGCTGTCAGTAAAGCAAAGGCGGAGGTATCCCGACTTATTAAAGAAGAACTCATTAAACTCCAGTCGTCGGGAACGCACACAGGATCGCGGGGACGATATAAAGTTTTataa